AAGATTGCCCAAGATGCCGCGCAGCAAATAGAACAGGCGCTGTCTCTGGCCGTGCAAGGAGGGAATGCACTATGGACGCCGGACCATTGACCGGAATCACTGTCTTGGAGCTCGGATCCCTGATCGCGGCACCGTTTGCCACTCGCATTATGGACGATTTTGGTGTACGCATCATTAAGGTCGAAGCATAAACGGGAGATCTCTTACGGCAATGGGGGAGGTTTCACCCCGAAAAGGGAACATCTCATTGGTCTCTTGTCCAGTTACGCAACAAAGAATTGCTTGTCGTTGATTTAAATCACTGCAGGATGACGACTTAGTGCGTGAGCAGGTCAAAACGATGGATCTCGTGGTAGAAAATTTTCGTCCGGGACGCTTGGCCAAATGGGGAATCGGGTATGCGGCATTAAAAACCGTGAATCCCAACCTCATTATGGTAAGTTCATCGGGGTATGGACAAACCGGGCCCTATCGTAATCGACAGGAATTCAACAATATTGCGGAGTCGATAGGCGGTTTGCGAGCCGTCACAGGCTACGAAGAGGGCGAACCCTTGCGCGTGGGTGTCAGTCTCGGAGACCAGGTCGCGTTGACCGAGGACTCGATGACCGAGAACATGGTGGGTGGATCCATTCCTCGCCATTGGGGCCAACAGCGATGCGGTAATTTCACGTTTTGTTATTGGTCATATAGAGTATCTTCACGATCCCGGATAGCAAACCAATGCGGGGCGAGTGGCACGCATTTTTATCCACGGACATCCTGCTCGCTGTCCTTCGTGACCATGATGGAAATCTATGCCACGCGCTGGACGATTGAAGTGTTTTTAAAGAAATGTAGCAGCACTTATAACTCAACCAGTGCCTATCACGGGATTACGATGCTCAAATTGCGCACGTGACCGTGTGCTGTGTTCCCTACACCTTTCTGGCATATTTCCGTCGCGTCGAGTCCTACCAATCCTTCGGAGTACTGTTTGAAGGAATTGTCGCCGAGTTGACTGAGAAAAACTTGGCGCAACGGCTGTGGGCCTTGTTCGAAGAACTCTTAAATGTCGTCTTGATCACGATCACCGAATCCGGTGCGGTCGACCTGGCTCAATTCCAACGTTCGCCATATGCTGCTCTGAAAGCGATGGTTGCGGAGTCATTTTTGGGCGATCAATTACAAGCCTTCAAGAAGTCCGCCTAAATCGCCAAAATGGAATGGCGAAAAAATGGGACCTGTCAAGGGTTTGCGGATAGATTGACATCTAAAAACGGTGTATAAGGAAGATGCGAAAGTCAAGTTGTCATGTCGCTGCCACGAGTCAATCATTATCCCCTTATCTTTTTTAGTTCAGTAGTGTTCGGGTGCGAACGATCCCGGCGATCCCACTTTAACAGCAGGCATTAGGCAGCCGGAGAGTTTATGGCTAGCGATAGGACTTTTGGGATATTTGAAGAATACAGGCGGAAGATTCTTCAATTCATGTATGATGAAAGGGAATAGCATTCCCATTTATTCGGAAAAACCGCGTAAGGTAAATATCTCTTCGCTAGCCATATGCATGACGATGACAAATCCATTTGAGAGGAAGAACACGGTGAGTTCCTCAGACGAATTGGTGCAGAAATATTTTGGCCGCTACCATGAAGCCTACCGCAACAGTGCACCCCATGCCCACGGACACGATTTAACCCATCTCATTGAGATGCTCCATTTGACACCAAATAGCCTGGTTCTCGATGCGGCGTGTGGAACAGGACACACGGCTTTAGCATTAGCCAGGCAAGGACATCGCGTGATTGGACTGGATGTTACCCAGGAAATGCT
The Sulfobacillus thermosulfidooxidans DNA segment above includes these coding regions:
- a CDS encoding CoA transferase; amino-acid sequence: MDAGPLTGITVLELGSLIAAPFATRIMDDFGVRIIKVEA
- a CDS encoding CoA transferase; the encoded protein is MQDDDLVREQVKTMDLVVENFRPGRLAKWGIGYAALKTVNPNLIMVSSSGYGQTGPYRNRQEFNNIAESIGGLRAVTGYEEGEPLRVGVSLGDQVALTEDSMTENMVGGSIPRHWGQQRCGNFTFCYWSYRVSSRSRIANQCGASGTHFYPRTSCSLSFVTMMEIYATRWTIEVFLKKCSSTYNSTSAYHGITMLKLRT